A stretch of DNA from Mesomycoplasma lagogenitalium:
GGTATTAGAGCAGATCATTTAAAAAACCCTCATATGCTAACCAATCACGATTGAGTTAATATTTCTACAACTTTAAATGAAAAAATTGGTCATTACAATTTATTTATTGACGATTCTGCCGGTATGAAATTACATGAAATGATTTGAAAAACTAAAAAATTATTGCAAAAAATGAAGAAAATCGATTTAATTGTGGTGGATTATTTACAATTAATTGATGTGGGTAGTGGTGGACAAAATCGTCAGGTAGAAGTATCGAAAATTTCTCGTACATTAAAACAACTTGCAAGAGAAATTAATTGTCCAGTGATTGCCCTTTCTCAACTTTCAAGAGAAGTGGAAAAAAGAGAAGATAAAAAGCCATTGATTTCCGATTTAAGAGAATCGGGAGCCATAGAACAGGATGCTGATATTGTGGCTTTTTTATATCGTGAAAATTATTATAAAAAAGAAATTTCTCCATACGACATTCAAGAAACCAAATTAATTATTGCTAAACATCGTAATGGAGCTATAGGGGAAATTAGTTTACAATTTAATCCAAAAATAGGATTATTTTTTGAAGAAGGAGAACAAAATTAAAATGGATACGACACGAATAATATTATGTGTATTATTAGTTATTTTACTAGTTGTTTCAGCATTGTTTTCTGCAACTGAAACTGCATATTCGTCTGTTACTAGAGCGAAAATTGAAGAAGGAATTAATCCTAAAAAAACTTTAATGAAAAAAACATTAATAAAAAGATATGAAATGTTTCCATCGACATTATCAACCTTGTTAATTGGAAACAATTTAGTTAACGTTTGTGCATCAACAATATTATCAACAATTTTATCAAGTGTATTAACTGATGATGTATTAGAAATTGTTATTTCAACTGCAGTTATGACACCTTTAATTGTTATATTTGGAGAAATCTTGCCCAAAATGTTTGCTTTAAAATTTCCATTAGGATATTTAAAAAGAACATATTTATTTTTATCATTCTTTTATATTTTATTTTGACCGATAACAATTTTAATTTCTAAGTTAGTAAAACCGAATCCAATAACTAACACAGAAGGAGAATTAAAGCATATTTTAAATACAGGATATGAAGAGGGTGTTTTAGAAAAAGAAGAATCGATTTTAGCAATAAACGCACTTGATTTTGATTCAGTAAAATTAACTAAACATTATGTAAGATTAAAAAATATTACATATATTTCATATGAA
This window harbors:
- a CDS encoding hemolysin family protein codes for the protein MDTTRIILCVLLVILLVVSALFSATETAYSSVTRAKIEEGINPKKTLMKKTLIKRYEMFPSTLSTLLIGNNLVNVCASTILSTILSSVLTDDVLEIVISTAVMTPLIVIFGEILPKMFALKFPLGYLKRTYLFLSFFYILFWPITILISKLVKPNPITNTEGELKHILNTGYEEGVLEKEESILAINALDFDSVKLTKHYVRLKNITYISYEQSLSEILNIFRETRFSRLPVLKNKKFVGIILLKDIFFLEENEFEIDNFIIEVPYISSNSLLKIALKKMKEYRSQFAFVTKNNDDKNVIGIITFEDAIEEIVGEIYDEHDFRDDLEMYELDESKLIVRYSTDIEKINQVLGTDLPEHYKKIGKYLEDKTNKKLTLKFKYKYNNLNFKVVENKKNHEQKIEIIRE